The region TTGAAAGAAGGAGAATTATGGCTAAAAAACCAATAATCAATTTAATACCTATGAATTTATCATATCAAGATAGAGATCAAACAATAAAACTGTTAACTTTTAAAAGATCAAATATGACACTGGACATTGCCATATATGAAAATGAAAAGTTTATTAAAAATAGTAATATAGTGTTCGCGCATCTTCCAAAAAGTATTAAATCAAAGATCAAACCATTATAATTTTGAATTATATATCGTTTAAGTTGAAATTATGATTAAATAAACTTATGATTTAAATATAAGTCCAAATTATAATTAAAAGCATCTAGATAATCAATCTTAAAAAGGAAATCAGTATAATCTTTATTCATAAGTAAAGAGTGAAGCATTCTCATGGTACCACCATGGGTACAAATCAATATTTTTTTGTTTTTTGGAAGTGAGTTTAAGAATTCTTTTATTCTTTGTTCAAAAGACTCTATAGGCTCTTCACAAATATATGAATACCAAGTATTTATATTTTCTAAATACTCTTGTTTGTAATCATCATTTTGCTCTACTTCCTCAAAAGATTTTCCCTCTATATTTTTTTTGAATTTCATCTCTCTTAATCTATTATCACAAATATATTCATCACTTATATGTTTTACAGTATCTACACAACGCTTCAAATCTGAGGTATAAATTAAATCGAAGTTCTGTTTAGAAAGCAACTCTTCAATCTTTGAATGTTCAAACAACTGCATATCCAAACCAATATCACTATCATAACCTATATATCTCTTTTGATATTCTACAGGTACAGCTGCGTGTCTTAATAGAGTAATCTTAGACATAAAAACAAACTCCTAAAGCTAATAGTATCTCAATACTTTCTAAAATAAAACCTAAGACATCTCCATTTAAAAAACCTAAAGCTTTTTTCAAAAAAATTGTAATAAACAAAGCAATTAAAAATGCTAAAGGAATAAAAATAAGAAAACTAAAATTAGTAAATAAAAAAACCAAAAAACCAAAAAATATAATAGAAGTTAAAAAACTTTTTGGCTTAAAACTATCTGACATCATAGTTACAAATGGGGATTTAAACCTAGAAAAATAGATTGTAAACTGAACACTTAACCTACTTATTATCAATATAGCTACAAGCTCTAATAAATAGTCATGATATAAAAGATATGAGAATCCAGCTATTTTTAAAACTACAAAGATAATTGAGTATAAAACTCCTATTGCACCAACTGTTGGCTCTTTTATGATCTTATAGGCATCTTTGCCACTATGTTTTGCATATATTGCATCTGCCACATCAAGTATTGCCTCTGTATGTATAAAACCATAAAGGATAAAATAAACACAAGTAGCAATAATAGCAGCCAATATTGGGATTGAATCAAGTAGTGAGTAAAGAAGTATTGTAAAACTTCCTAAAACTAAACCAACAAAGGGTAAGAAGAAAACTGTATAGTTTAAAACCTCTTTTCTTGATATATCATCATCTTTTTTAAAACTTACAGGAAGGATAGAAAAGTAACTAAATACAAATTTTAGCCCAAGAATTATATTATTCATAAATACTCTTTTTTATAGTTTCTATATCAATTCTCTTTTTTAATTGTGAGATAAAACTATTTATAGTTTTTTGTTTATACTCTTCAAAATCAAAACCTTGATAGTTTTTATCTATAGCTTTAAAAAGTTTGTTTCGTAAACTATCATTATCAAAAATTGCATGGGCAAAAGTTCCTTTGATATTTTTGTTTTCAAAGTATAAAGGGTATTTTGAAGAGTTACCGTGATGTATCTCAAAGCCATTTACTTTACAATCAAAGATTTCATACTCTTTTTTCTCTAAAATCTTCTTTTTTTCAAAAACTATCATATCATCTATAAAAGCAAACCCCTCTTCTGCTGTAGGAGTTTCATTTTCTAGGGCATACTTATCATCTAAAGAGTTAAAAAGCATCTCATAACCACCACAAATACCAAAAATCTCTTTTTTGAACTCTTTAATATTTTTAAAAAGTCCAGTTTTTTTAAGCCACAGTAAATCTTTGATTACAAGTTTAGACCCTGGTAAAATAACCATATCATATTTGTCTAAAGGGATATTTGACTCTATAAACTCTAGGTTTATATTATCATCTGATACAAGTGGTTCAAAATCGTTGAAATTACTCATATATGGATATGAGATTACTCCCACATTTATGATTGCTTTTTCTTTGTTTTGAATATAGTTTTTTAAGCTTTGTGAATCTTCAAAGCCAAAATTAAAGGGTGTATATGGAAGCACACCTAAAACTGGAATTTTAAACTCCTCTTGGATAATCCTAACCCCCTCATCAAAAAGAATTAAATCCCCACGAAACTTGTTTACAATTACACCTATTACATTTTCTCTTAACTTTTTAGGTAGTAAATTATATACTCCATAAATAGATGCAAAAACCCCACCTTTTTCTATATCTGCAATAAGTATGATTTTTGTATTGTACTCATCTGCTATAAAGATATTTGAAAGGTCTTTATCCATAAGATTAAGCTCAACAGGACTTCCAGCTCCTTCACAAACAACAACATCATACTTTGAATCAAGATAATCAAAACATCTTTTTACAGCTGGTTTAAGTATGTCTAAATCCCTATAATATTCCTTAACATCTTTATTTGTTACAACCTTACCTTCAACTATAAGAGAAGCTGCACTACCACGACCCGATTTTAATAATACTGGATTTAAGTGATATGAGGTTTTTACTCCTAAAATCCCAGCTTGAAAATATTGTGCAACTGCAATCTCACTTTTATCATCACACACAAAGGCATTGTTTGAAACATTTTGAGCCTTAAAAGGAGCCACACTTAAGCCCATATCTTGGATTATTTTTGCTATTACAAAAGTAAGGGTTGATTTTCCCGCATCTGAACTTGTACCAAATATTGAGATATTATTCATCTATTTTAATCTACTTTCAAGTCCAAATTTAACTTCATACACCTCATCGCAGA is a window of Halarcobacter sp. DNA encoding:
- a CDS encoding histidine phosphatase family protein; amino-acid sequence: MSKITLLRHAAVPVEYQKRYIGYDSDIGLDMQLFEHSKIEELLSKQNFDLIYTSDLKRCVDTVKHISDEYICDNRLREMKFKKNIEGKSFEEVEQNDDYKQEYLENINTWYSYICEEPIESFEQRIKEFLNSLPKNKKILICTHGGTMRMLHSLLMNKDYTDFLFKIDYLDAFNYNLDLYLNHKFI
- a CDS encoding adenosylcobinamide-GDP ribazoletransferase, which produces MNNIILGLKFVFSYFSILPVSFKKDDDISRKEVLNYTVFFLPFVGLVLGSFTILLYSLLDSIPILAAIIATCVYFILYGFIHTEAILDVADAIYAKHSGKDAYKIIKEPTVGAIGVLYSIIFVVLKIAGFSYLLYHDYLLELVAILIISRLSVQFTIYFSRFKSPFVTMMSDSFKPKSFLTSIIFFGFLVFLFTNFSFLIFIPLAFLIALFITIFLKKALGFLNGDVLGFILESIEILLALGVCFYV
- a CDS encoding cobyric acid synthase; its protein translation is MNNISIFGTSSDAGKSTLTFVIAKIIQDMGLSVAPFKAQNVSNNAFVCDDKSEIAVAQYFQAGILGVKTSYHLNPVLLKSGRGSAASLIVEGKVVTNKDVKEYYRDLDILKPAVKRCFDYLDSKYDVVVCEGAGSPVELNLMDKDLSNIFIADEYNTKIILIADIEKGGVFASIYGVYNLLPKKLRENVIGVIVNKFRGDLILFDEGVRIIQEEFKIPVLGVLPYTPFNFGFEDSQSLKNYIQNKEKAIINVGVISYPYMSNFNDFEPLVSDDNINLEFIESNIPLDKYDMVILPGSKLVIKDLLWLKKTGLFKNIKEFKKEIFGICGGYEMLFNSLDDKYALENETPTAEEGFAFIDDMIVFEKKKILEKKEYEIFDCKVNGFEIHHGNSSKYPLYFENKNIKGTFAHAIFDNDSLRNKLFKAIDKNYQGFDFEEYKQKTINSFISQLKKRIDIETIKKSIYE
- a CDS encoding malate dehydrogenase; the protein is MAKKPIINLIPMNLSYQDRDQTIKLLTFKRSNMTLDIAIYENEKFIKNSNIVFAHLPKSIKSKIKPL